A genome region from Corynebacterium uberis includes the following:
- the tpiA gene encoding triose-phosphate isomerase has translation MARKPLIAGNWKMNLDHLEAIATVQKLAFALPKEYYEAVDVALTVPFTDLRSVQTLVEGDKLAITYGAQDVSGHESGAYTGEVSAAMLARLGCSWVVVGHSERREYHQESDELVAAKAKAALGAGISPIVCVGEPLEIREKGTHVDYVVEQTRNSLAGLSKDELERVVIAYEPVWAIGTGKVASAADAQEVCHAIRGLLEELADAPTAASIRILYGGSVKAETVAEIVGQPDVDGGLVGGASLDGEAFAKLAANAAGTVR, from the coding sequence ATGGCACGTAAGCCGCTGATTGCCGGCAACTGGAAGATGAACTTGGACCATCTGGAGGCCATTGCCACCGTGCAGAAGCTGGCCTTCGCTCTGCCCAAGGAGTACTACGAGGCCGTGGATGTGGCGCTGACCGTGCCGTTCACGGATCTGCGTTCCGTGCAAACCCTCGTCGAGGGAGACAAGCTGGCCATCACCTATGGCGCGCAGGATGTCTCTGGGCACGAGTCCGGCGCCTACACCGGTGAGGTGTCCGCCGCTATGCTCGCGCGCCTGGGATGCTCCTGGGTCGTGGTGGGCCACTCGGAGCGTCGGGAATACCACCAGGAGTCGGACGAGCTGGTTGCCGCCAAGGCGAAGGCCGCGCTGGGCGCTGGCATCAGCCCCATCGTGTGCGTGGGCGAGCCGCTGGAGATCCGGGAGAAGGGCACCCACGTGGACTACGTGGTGGAGCAGACCCGCAACTCCCTGGCCGGCCTGAGCAAGGACGAGCTGGAGCGCGTGGTCATCGCCTATGAGCCCGTGTGGGCCATTGGCACCGGCAAGGTGGCCTCGGCCGCCGATGCGCAGGAAGTCTGCCACGCGATCCGTGGCCTGCTGGAGGAGCTTGCCGACGCCCCGACCGCGGCGTCGATACGCATCCTTTACGGTGGGTCCGTCAAGGCCGAAACGGTCGCTGAGATCGTCGGGCAGCCCGACGTTGACGGTGGTCTGGTCGGCGGCGCCTCCCTCGATGGTGAGGCGTTTGCCAAGCTGGCCGCGAACGCTGCCGGAACGGTGCGCTAG
- a CDS encoding phosphoglycerate kinase: MAIKTVDDLLKEGVEGRHVLVRSDFNVPLNDAGEITDPGRITASLPTLKALIGGGAKLIVTAHLGRPKGEVNEKYSLKPVAEALSEALGQYVALASDVVGEDAHERANGLNNGDVLLVENVRFDPRETSKDEAERGAFADELVALAADNGAFVSDGFGVVHRKQASVYDVAKRLPAYAGYLVNKEVSVLEKVAQAPEKPYVVVLGGSKVSDKLGVIEALAQKADKLIIGGGMCYTFLTARGYNTQKSLLQEEMVDTCKDLLERFGDKIVLPVDLTAADGFSNDAERTIVELDGIPEGWQSLDIGPKSVEAFGEVLAQARTVFWNGPMGVFEFENFSAGTAGVAQAIIDATAKGAFSVVGGGDSAASVRALGLDEDGFSHISTGGGASLEFLEGKDLPGVEVLNA, translated from the coding sequence ATGGCTATCAAGACTGTTGATGACCTGCTCAAGGAGGGCGTCGAGGGCCGCCACGTCCTGGTGCGCTCGGACTTCAACGTTCCGCTTAACGACGCCGGCGAGATCACCGACCCCGGTCGCATCACTGCCTCCCTTCCCACCCTCAAGGCGCTTATCGGCGGGGGCGCCAAGCTCATCGTCACCGCGCACCTTGGCCGGCCGAAGGGCGAGGTCAATGAGAAGTACTCGCTCAAGCCGGTGGCAGAGGCGCTGTCCGAGGCGCTCGGCCAGTACGTCGCGTTGGCTAGCGACGTCGTCGGCGAGGACGCCCACGAGCGCGCCAACGGCCTGAACAACGGCGACGTGCTGCTGGTAGAAAATGTGCGCTTCGATCCCCGCGAGACCTCCAAGGATGAGGCAGAGCGCGGCGCCTTCGCCGACGAGCTGGTGGCCCTGGCCGCCGACAACGGCGCCTTCGTCTCCGATGGCTTCGGCGTGGTGCACCGCAAGCAGGCCTCCGTCTACGACGTTGCCAAGCGCCTGCCCGCGTACGCCGGCTACTTGGTGAACAAGGAAGTCTCCGTGCTGGAGAAGGTTGCCCAGGCTCCGGAGAAGCCCTACGTGGTAGTCCTCGGTGGCTCGAAGGTCTCCGACAAGCTCGGCGTCATCGAGGCGCTGGCCCAGAAGGCGGACAAGCTCATCATCGGCGGCGGCATGTGCTACACCTTCCTGACTGCCCGCGGCTACAACACGCAGAAGTCCCTGCTCCAGGAGGAGATGGTGGACACCTGCAAGGACCTGCTGGAGCGCTTTGGAGACAAGATCGTCCTGCCCGTCGACCTGACCGCCGCGGACGGCTTCTCCAACGACGCCGAGCGCACCATCGTGGAGCTCGACGGTATCCCGGAGGGCTGGCAGTCGCTGGACATCGGACCGAAGTCGGTGGAGGCTTTTGGCGAGGTGCTGGCGCAGGCCCGCACGGTCTTCTGGAACGGGCCCATGGGCGTGTTCGAGTTTGAGAACTTCTCCGCCGGCACCGCCGGGGTGGCCCAGGCCATCATCGACGCGACCGCCAAGGGCGCGTTCTCCGTGGTGGGCGGCGGCGACTCCGCAGCCTCCGTGCGCGCGCTGGGTCTTGACGAGGACGGCTTCTCCCACATTTCCACCGGTGGCGGCGCCTCCCTCGAGTTCCTGGAGGGCAAGGACCTGCCGGGCGTGGAAGTTCTCAACGCCTAA
- the gap gene encoding type I glyceraldehyde-3-phosphate dehydrogenase — protein sequence MTIRVGINGFGRIGRNFFRAVLERSEDLEIVAVNDLTDNKTLATLLKYDSILGKLDQDIEHDDESITVGGKRIAVSAEREPKNLDWASHNVDIVIESTGFFTDANDAKAHIEAGAKKVIISAPAKNEDATFVYNVNHEDYDPEKHNVISGASCTTNCLAPMAKVLNDKFGIERGLMTTVHAYTGDQRLHDAPHKDLRRARAAAVNIVPTSTGAAKAVALVLPELKGKLDGYALRVPVITGSATDLTFTASRETTVEEVNAAIKEAANETLGYTEDPLVSHDIVTDSHGSIFDAGLTKVIGDQVKVVSWYDNEWGYTCQLLRLTELVASKL from the coding sequence GTGACCATTCGTGTTGGCATCAACGGCTTTGGCCGCATCGGCCGCAACTTCTTCCGCGCCGTTCTGGAGCGTAGCGAGGACCTGGAGATCGTCGCGGTCAATGATCTGACCGACAACAAGACGCTGGCCACCCTGCTGAAGTATGACTCGATCCTGGGCAAGCTGGATCAGGACATCGAGCACGATGATGAGTCCATCACCGTTGGTGGCAAGCGCATCGCCGTCTCCGCCGAGCGTGAGCCCAAGAACCTTGACTGGGCCTCCCACAACGTGGACATCGTCATCGAGTCCACCGGGTTCTTCACCGACGCCAACGACGCCAAGGCCCACATCGAGGCCGGCGCCAAGAAGGTCATCATCTCCGCTCCGGCGAAGAACGAGGACGCGACCTTCGTTTACAACGTCAACCACGAGGACTACGACCCGGAGAAGCACAACGTCATCTCCGGCGCGTCCTGCACCACCAACTGCCTGGCCCCGATGGCCAAGGTGCTCAATGACAAGTTCGGCATCGAGCGTGGCCTGATGACCACCGTGCACGCCTACACCGGCGACCAGCGCCTCCACGACGCTCCCCACAAGGACCTGCGTCGTGCCCGCGCCGCCGCCGTGAACATCGTGCCCACCTCCACCGGTGCCGCCAAGGCCGTGGCCCTGGTGCTCCCGGAGCTCAAGGGCAAGCTTGACGGCTACGCCCTGCGCGTCCCGGTGATCACCGGCTCCGCCACGGACCTGACCTTCACCGCCTCCCGCGAGACCACGGTTGAAGAGGTCAACGCCGCCATCAAGGAAGCTGCCAACGAGACCCTGGGCTACACCGAGGATCCGCTGGTCTCCCACGACATCGTCACCGATTCCCACGGCTCCATCTTCGACGCCGGCCTGACCAAGGTCATCGGCGACCAGGTCAAGGTCGTCTCCTGGTACGACAACGAGTGGGGCTACACCTGCCAGCTGCTGCGCCTGACCGAGCTGGTTGCCTCCAAGCTCTAA
- the whiA gene encoding DNA-binding protein WhiA, protein MIDELAAVETHRQGDRMAELAGLLRMGGQWEQRSGVLTLSVETPYACVARHLSRLVSSLFDVPVRTVSIPPVAGRKAAQFSVHMGSGSAEMVRRLGLITRSGEPVRGLPLMIINGPISVIDAALRGAVLARGSLSDPARSSALEVECPETVAGQALVGCVRRLGLTARMRETRGEERFAVRDAEGIVVLLNRMGAYRTCLRWDEARRAQQAQTTTSRLVNFDDANLRRSARAAVAAAARVERAMAILADDVPEHLAEAGQLRVRFKQASLEELGRLAEPAMTKDAIAGRIRRLLSMADRRAEELGIEGTAAAVTDDLLDPE, encoded by the coding sequence ATGATCGACGAGCTAGCGGCGGTGGAGACGCATCGCCAGGGTGACCGGATGGCGGAGCTTGCCGGGCTGTTGCGCATGGGCGGGCAGTGGGAGCAGCGCTCTGGGGTGTTGACGTTGAGCGTGGAGACCCCGTATGCCTGCGTGGCTCGGCATCTGTCTCGTCTGGTGTCCTCGCTTTTCGACGTCCCGGTGCGCACCGTTTCCATTCCTCCGGTCGCGGGGCGCAAGGCCGCGCAGTTTAGCGTGCACATGGGTTCTGGGTCCGCGGAGATGGTGCGCCGGCTGGGCCTGATCACCCGCAGTGGCGAGCCGGTGCGCGGGCTGCCGTTGATGATCATCAACGGCCCGATCTCGGTGATCGATGCAGCGTTGCGGGGGGCTGTGCTTGCCCGCGGCAGCCTGTCTGATCCGGCGCGTTCGAGCGCGCTGGAGGTGGAGTGCCCGGAGACGGTGGCGGGCCAGGCCTTGGTGGGGTGCGTGCGTCGCCTGGGGCTGACGGCGCGGATGCGCGAGACTCGGGGAGAGGAGCGCTTTGCCGTCCGGGACGCGGAGGGCATTGTGGTCTTGCTTAATCGCATGGGGGCGTATCGGACGTGCCTGCGGTGGGATGAGGCGCGGCGCGCGCAGCAGGCGCAGACGACAACGAGCAGGTTGGTCAATTTTGATGACGCGAATCTGCGTCGTTCGGCGCGCGCGGCTGTTGCCGCGGCGGCGCGGGTGGAACGCGCGATGGCGATTTTGGCCGATGATGTTCCGGAGCATTTGGCTGAGGCGGGGCAGTTGCGGGTGCGCTTCAAGCAGGCCTCGTTGGAGGAGCTGGGCCGGCTTGCTGAGCCCGCGATGACCAAGGATGCGATCGCCGGGCGGATTCGGCGCCTGCTGTCTATGGCCGATCGGCGCGCCGAGGAGCTGGGGATTGAGGGCACCGCGGCGGCGGTGACGGACGACCTTTTGGACCCGGAATAG
- a CDS encoding gluconeogenesis factor YvcK family protein, protein MGLLVSLGGGHGLYQTLRAGRLSGAEGIVAVVTVADDGGSSGRIRRELAMIPPGDLRMALAALAGEDESGRMWAQALQHRFGGNGALAGHALGNLVISGLTEVLGDTQQALDIVGALTGSSDRVLPVCLEPLDIEADVAGLDNDPRIVRPVRGQVAVASTPGSVRRVRLIPENPQVNAHVLDAIAAADMITLGPGSWFSSVIPHLLIPELVEAMTAASAVKVVVLNLSAEPGETQGFSSERHLHMLAQHAPGLRVDWIMVDRGAQLSSSEKAYLQRAAQRLGAQVVYRDVEEVDSDGRRRNRHDPAKLAAALRDVRRLGSA, encoded by the coding sequence ATGGGGCTATTGGTGAGTCTGGGCGGGGGGCACGGGCTCTATCAGACCTTGCGCGCGGGCCGGCTATCAGGTGCCGAGGGGATCGTCGCGGTGGTCACGGTGGCTGATGATGGCGGTTCTTCGGGGCGCATCCGCCGCGAGCTTGCCATGATCCCGCCCGGCGACTTGCGCATGGCGTTGGCCGCCTTGGCGGGCGAGGATGAGTCCGGTCGGATGTGGGCGCAGGCGTTGCAGCACCGCTTTGGCGGCAACGGCGCCTTGGCGGGGCATGCCTTGGGCAACCTGGTCATCTCTGGCCTGACGGAGGTGTTGGGCGATACCCAGCAGGCGCTGGATATTGTGGGCGCCTTGACCGGATCGAGTGACCGCGTGTTGCCGGTGTGCTTGGAGCCGTTGGATATTGAGGCCGATGTGGCCGGCTTGGACAATGATCCGCGGATCGTGCGTCCGGTGCGCGGTCAGGTCGCGGTGGCGTCGACTCCCGGCTCGGTGCGGCGCGTCCGCCTCATTCCGGAAAATCCACAGGTCAATGCCCATGTGCTGGATGCTATTGCGGCGGCGGACATGATTACCCTGGGCCCGGGATCCTGGTTTTCTTCGGTGATTCCGCACTTGCTGATTCCGGAGTTGGTGGAGGCGATGACGGCGGCGTCGGCAGTCAAGGTTGTGGTGTTGAATCTGTCTGCTGAGCCGGGGGAGACGCAGGGCTTTTCCTCGGAGCGGCACCTGCATATGCTCGCGCAGCATGCTCCGGGCTTGCGCGTGGATTGGATCATGGTGGATCGCGGTGCGCAGCTCAGTAGCAGTGAGAAGGCGTATTTGCAGCGCGCTGCACAGCGCTTGGGTGCGCAGGTGGTTTACCGTGACGTCGAGGAGGTTGATTCGGACGGTCGCCGGCGCAATCGGCACGATCCGGCTAAGCTCGCTGCAGCTTTGCGGGATGTGAGACGGTTGGGTTCGGCATGA